The genomic segment AGTGGCGGTATTTCACATAGTACCTATGATACACATGGAAAAAGACATTACAATAAAAGCTTTTTTATGGGAATGCAGGTACCGTTTCGGTACAGAGCACATATCAATTTTGGAATTTCGCAGGCACCGTTTCAACTTTCGATAAATATGCCCTTTATTTCCGACCCTTATTTTAAGAAAGATTTTTTTGACCGATCGGAGGATATGAATTGGTTTAATTATCTTTTGAACAAAGAAAATTTAGCAAAAGGAGCTGATATTGGACGTGAAACCTCCTTTTCTTGGAAAATAAATAGCTCAATACGGCCGTCATTTAAGAAAATTAGTCCTTGGATTTCTTCCTTTAATTTGGATACAGCATCATTGACCGTTGATTTTTCTTCAAAAACTAAGCAATCAGTTACTCCTGAAGAGTTGCATGCTCCCCAGAAGGATTTCTTTTATCCGTCACTTTTTAAACCGGAAGGAAAAATTTCAATTTCAGGAACCCTTTTATCCAATACTATGTTTAATGAAGCGCCGGTGAAAAAAAATCCCGACGTGGAAGGTATCGCCCATCCGTTTATAACACAAGATAAAACAGCATCGGAAACATCGGAAACCGAAAATGCTAATTCGGCACAGGCAGAAAATCAAAAAAAAGACAAAATGGAATTTCTTGATACTTTTATTCCGGTGTTTAAACCGGTGTACGGCAAAGAATTCGATCATAGTATCACATATTCGCTCAGTTATTCAGGTGATTTTTCTGCATTACAGGAAACAACCTTTGCTTCTTCGCAGTGGCATAATCCCGAAGACATAAAATGGAAGGACTATGAATCGCGATATTATCAATTAAAGGGGAGCGCCGGTTTAAGAGGTACGCTATCCTATTCGCAAAATCTTATTTCGCTTTCGAGTAACCTTATTATTTCAGGAAATTATCAGCGGCATCCTTGGACACGGGATGTAAGTAAAAAGCCGATTTTAGAACTCAATAACTTTAAATCGAATGTGTACACGTTGAAGAATGAAAACTCAGTAACCGTCAATCCTTTTGTGTATACCGATTTATTTAAACCCATATCATTTAGTTGGAGTATCACGGAAATTTTAGCAAAAAATACATTTACCGGTACTTATAGTAATCCTAAATGGGAGACACAGAGGGTAAAGTGGAATAAAGATTTTATCACTGCCCATACTGGCTCGGCGGTATTTGGTGTTATACTTGCAGAAAAATATACGCAAAAACTCACCTTTTCCGTTAACCTTCCTCCATTGCTGCAAGCCTATAGCACTTCGCTCAATGTGTCATTTCCTTATGGAACCTTGGCTGCTTCGACAAAACTGTTTGAAAAAGAAAAAACAAAGAAAAAATGGTTTTGGGATCCGTTTAAAATGGAACTGAATTGGGCTTTGCCTTATGATATAAAAATGGCACAGACATATATTTATAATATTGAAGATAAAAAGAATGAGCGGCTGCATATCACTTTTGGATGGAAATATATTTCCGCCTTTTATACCCAAAGCAGGGAAGTACCGCAAAAGCTTGTACCGGGAAGCGGATGGGTATTGAATGGTACGGAAAAACGGTTTATTCCCTTTGCTTTGGGATTTTCGTTTTCCAACACTTCCAATCCTTTTACTATTTACGCATGGAAAAACCGTATCAAAATACAGCTTGGATTGTCGTCAACTTTACAGTTTAATTTAGTCCGTATTACCGACAGCTATTTTACGTTTGCACCTAAGATCATTTTTAATATCCATGAATTTTGGGATTTTTCTTTTGGCTCATCAAGCAGAAACGATGTTATCGCGCGGTATTTTCAAAAAGCACTCAATTTGCCGGTTGTTATTCCCGGTAATACCAATGTACTTACCGATTTGGCTCAGTCATTTTATTTTTGGGATAGGTCAAAACGGGAAGCTTCAGGGTTTAAACTGCAATCGCTTGATATAGGTTTTACCCACTATCTCAAGGATTGGACATTAAAACTCAACTGTGAAATTAAACCTCAGGTAAAGAATACAGGTTCCCGTAAATATTATGAATTTAGTCCGACCATCACCTTTGCCGTAGCATGGAATCCCATTAGCGATATAAAAGTTGAAGCGAAAAAGAAAGAAGGAAAATTCTCCGTTGAACGCGGCGCGATACAATAGGGCATCTTCTAAAAACACGGTTAGCTTTTAGAAGATGCCTGCTGTTTTACGAAGGAACGACAGTTGAAGCGCCTCTTTCCGTCATCGTTAAAAACAAATGCTCAAGCGAATCGTTTGTGCCGCGCTGTGCTTGCAGTTCAGGCAGCGACCCGCAAAACAGCATCTGCCCTTTGTTGATAATCGCGAGTTTATCGCATACCTTTTCGGCAATTTCCATAATATGCGTGGAAAAAAACACCGTCTTTCCCGAATCGGCGTAGCTCCGCATCAGAGTTTTCAGGCGGAACGCGGATTGAGGGTCAAGCCCGACAATGGGTTCATCCAAAATCCACAATTCCGGCTGGTGGATAAGGCTTGCCGCAATGAGCAGCTTTTGCTTCATTCCGTGCGAAAAACTTGCGATGCGCGTGTTCAGTACCGTATCGATTTCAAAAAGCGCGGTATACTCCGCAATCCGCTTCTGCCGCTTTTCGGTAGAAACACCGTACACATCAGCCACAAAGTTGAGGTATTCGAGCGCCTTAAACTGCACAAACACTTCGGGATTGTCCGTTACATACCCGATTTTCCGCTTTGCTTCCAGCGGATATTTCAGTATATCGGTACCGCCGATGAGAATATCCCCCGAATCGGGCGCAATGACACCGGTGATCATTTTGATGGTCGTCGTTTTTCCCGCTCCGTTCGGCCCCAAAAAGCCGAAAATCTCTCCAGTTTTCGCCTCAAAAGAGAGGTTATCAACCGCCTTTCCCGCCGACCGTCCATACGTTTTTGAAACATTTCGTATTGTAAGCATCTTGCCACCTTAGTTAATTGATAATTTGTAATGGTTAATGTGTAATTTGTAATTACTGTATACTGTGCTATCTATAAGGTGGGGGAAGTCTCCCCCTGAGCTCCGGCTCTTGCCGCCTTCTCTGTCGTATCGGAGCAAGGATTTTCGGTTCCCCTCAAATCTTGCTTCTTTTTGGTACAAGCGGCGGCAAGTATCCTCCGCTACCCCCTCTTTTAATAATTGGTAATGGGTAATTAAATTAAGAATTATGAATTAGTTCAGGTCTTCTATTTCTTCATGGGAGAGACCGGTCATCTTTGTAATCATATCAATATCAAAAGCTTCAAGCTTCATTAGTTTTGCCGTTTCGAATGCTTTTTGGCGGGAACCTTGAGATATTCCTTGGGCAAAAGCTATTCTGCCTGCTTCTTCTCTCTGTACTGCAATATCCGTATCATAGTCATATTCGGCTATTAACATGTTGATTACCTCCCGTGCCTTTCTTTGTAGGTATTCTTTTAAGATGCCTTTTTCTATACATATTTTTACCGCATTAGTAAAGCCGTTTTCAGGGTCGAGTTGTGTTTGGATTCTCACTTCTTCTACAAAAAGGCTGTATTCGTCGAGCGTTTTACACGTCTTGAGTATTTCGCCGCCTTTATCTTTATTTATATTCAGTACCCGTACTGTCAGCTCCAGTGGTACCTGTTCAGGTTTTGTAATAAAAGCATCGGATAGTTTGAGCGTTATCGTTTCCGGATAATCTTCTATGCCATTGTAAAATACATAGAACTCAGGTGTCGGTATTTTTGATAGTGTTCTTAAATACCTGTCGGTTGGTTTTTGCAGTTTTTCATACAGTCTTGCGATGTATTGTAAAAAGCGTAAGGGCATATTCTCGTTTATTGTCGATTGATGTTCTGCCAATACAATAATCTTATCGTCTACAAGGCAGGAAACATCATTAATAATGTTCATGTACATTATATTATCAAGCCTTATATTTTCTACAGGACAGGAAAGCGGTAAATTAGTATGATGCAAGGCATTGTAAAGAGATAAAAAGTTTTCTTTAGCCTTTTCATCTTCACTGAATAGGTCAACAAATACCGAATCTTTGTATTTTCTGTTTGCTGTAGTCATAGCGGTTTACTCTCACAAGCGGTATTATAGCACAGATTATAGGATTTTGAAATAGGATTTTGAAATGGAATTGTTGAGTTAAAACGGTTGCTATGGTGTTTTTTTATAACAACCATAGCATAAAAAATCCCTCTGGTGTGGTTTCCATAATTACCCATTACCAATTAAAGGAATTATCAATTATCCATTGTTTACCTATCACCGATTGATTACTGCGCACTTCTAAAGCTTTTCGATTTCTTCAACAGAAAGACCTGTTCCTTCGGCTATTTTAGCAATGTCGATTCCAAGGCGCTTAAATGCTACGGCCGTTTCACGCTTCGTTTGGTATGAGCCTTCTGAAAAACCTTGTTCAATACCTTGCTCAATACCTCGTTCAATGCCTTCGGCAAAGGCGATTTCATGTTCTTCGGCTCGCTGTACTGCAATATCTGTTTCATAATCATATTCGGCTATTAACAATATTTATTACCTCCTCTTTCGCAAATATGCGGGCATCTGCGTTGTCACTACGCCGAAATAAATGCTCAACGTATACCCGATACGTCTCCGCTTTATTTCGGCTAAGTTCCTAGCATCTGCTCCGCCTATTTGCAAAAGGCGTTTCAGGACCGTCATGGATGCCGCTACTGAACATCCTCAACGTGTCAGAACGGACACGGATGTCCGTGGTGTAAGTCAGCAACGAGTTTAGACGTAAGGCTAAACTCGCAGTTAAAAAATATACACGGATGTATATTTTTTAACGTGCCTGCGGTACTTTTTTGCCTAACTCCTTGTATCTACACCATCTATTTCCAAAAGGCTTTTCAGAACCGCCACGGACGGCGGTGGTTCTCAACAGTAGCGATGTTTCGGCCAAAGCCGAAACTCGCTCTTTCCAGCGTACAAGGATGTACGCTGGAAAGAATATACCATAAATTAGTAGATCTTTAAAGGAATTATGAACGATACCTCCTATACTTACAAAAAAACCGCCCCCGAGTCGAAGTTTTCTCCAACGCGAAAGCGGCCGGGGCTGTCCAAAAACTGAAAGCCTATCGGCTTTTTCTGTAAGGAAATTATTCATTATATCCGCTAAAGCGGATGGCGAAACAGTTTTTGGACAGTTTCCTTAGATTTAGATGCGATGTTGTGATGAAAAATGTACCTCCTTGTACATTTTTCATCGGCGAGTTTCGGCAAAGCCAAAACATCACTACTGAGGCAAACCACTGCCATCCATGTCCGTTTTGCAAAGCTGCCACGGATGGCAGTGGAACTAAGCAGAAGCAAGTTTTCACAAGAAAACTTGCAGTCAAGAAATTGACATGGAGGTCAATTTCTTGACGTTGACTTAATTTTAAACTCGCTATCAGCTATGCTGATGACGATGTCCAAAAAGTAACCAACTTTTGAGACATCCCCAATTCCCCATTCTCTTAAATGTCTTCCCCGAATCCGAAGTGATTCGCTTTTTGCATCTTCCAGTGCTTTACATCTCTTGCGTTCTCAAAGGCTTTTTTAAGGCTTTCGGGAGTGCTGAAGTCTTTGCAGTTCTCTTCGGTAACGCCTGCTCGGTCGGCATAAAGCAGAGCCTTTGCCTTGTCGCTTACCTCACGTGCCGGCAAATCGTTAAAGAGCTTTGTGAAGGCATCGGCATTAAGCTTATTTTTGTAGCATTCCAGCTTTTTCAAAGCGGTGCAACTTTGCACGTTGAGGGCAGTGAGCTGATTATTGGAGCAGTACAGCTGTTGTAATTTAGTTAAGCCTTGCACGTTAAGGGTAGTAAGCTGATTGGTGTGGCAGATAAGTTCTTGCAAAGCAGTTAAGCCTGACACATCAAGGTCGGCAAGCTGATTGTCATCGCAGTAAAGCTTTTGCAATGCAGTTAAGCCTTGCACGTTAAGGGTCTTGAGCTGATTGCTTTGGCAGTCAAGCTCTTGCAATGCGGTTAAGCCTGACACGTCAAGGGCGGTGAGCTTATTGAACCGGCAGTTAAGCTTTTGCAAGGCGGTACAGCCGTGCACGTGAAGGGCGGTAAGCTCCTTATTGCTTTGGCAGTCAAGCTCTTTCAAAGCAGTTAAGCCCTGCACGTTAAGGGCGGTAATCTTATTGCCTTGGCACTCCAGCTTTTGCAATGCGGTTAAGCCGTGCACGTCAAGCTCAGGTATCTGATTGCTTCTGCAGTTAAGCTCTTGCAAATCCTTTAAGCCTTGCACGTCAAGGGCGGTGAGCTGGTTTTTGGCACAGTCAAGCTTTTGCAAGGCAGTGCATCCTGACACGTCAAGGGCAACCAGCGATCTATTGCTAGTGTCTTCTGAGCCTCTACAGTTAAGCTCGGTGAGCTCTCCTATTAGGGCAATTTGTGTTCCCGCCACTTTTGCGGTCAGTGTGGTTTCCGCCTCGTTTGCAAGCTCGGTTACGGTGCAGCCTTCCACAGTTATGGGCTTGCCGTCAGCTGTCTTTGCCTTCACTTTGACGGTGTTTTTGCCTGCCTCAAGGGTGAGGAGGGCTTTTTTTGGCTCAAAGCTTACGGTAACGGCGGCAGGCTTTGTTACAGTAAGCGTGTATTCCGTGTTTGTGCCTGCTTCGGCGATGGCTGTTCCGTCAAGCGTCCAACCCTTTACACGATAACCAGTGGCCGGCGTTGCGATAAAGGCTACGGTTTTGCCGTGCTCAACGGCTATGGGACTCATCTCCGTTTCCGCTACGCCGTCCGCCGTTGCTTTAAGCGTGCCTCCGGCGCCGTCTACGTTGAAGGTTACGGGGTATTTGTTTATCTTCCACTGTGCCGTGTATTCCGTATTTATGGCGGGGAATGCTAAAGGGGACGGCGGAGCGGGAGACCATCCTTTAAAAGCGTAACCCTCTCGTTCGGGAGCGGGTGCGGTCAAGGCTGTTCCGTATTTGCCTGTTTTTATGATATCGGCCGTATTGCCGCTGACATTGCCGCTTGCAAGTTTAAAGGTTACGTTCACCGTATTGCGCTCGTAATAGAGTTCTACGACGGTGCTGCTGTCAGCATTTATCGTACCTTCTGTCTGTACGGTGTTGTTTACTTTGGTAAGCGCAGACTTGTAGGTAAAGCCTGTGTAGTTTTTTGCCGTGTATGCGGCGTTGGCTCCTACCGTGCCGTTTTGATTTTCGCTTTCTGCCGGTTCTGCAGGATAGCCGCCTTCTATTTTTTCCTGATAGTGTTTTACCGTATACGAGGCTTTGCCGGGCGGGAGTTTTTCAAAGCTCACCTTTACGGTTACCGCTTTCTCAATTTTAAGCTGATAAGAATTGTCGGCGCCGTTTACCGGTTTGCCGTCAAGCGTCCAGCCCTTTACTTTGTAACCCGTGTCAGGCGTTGCGGTAAAGGTTACAGTTTTGCCTTGTTCGACGGTAGTATCAGTTTTTATTTCCGTTTCACCTATCTTTGCGGTAAGGGTGCCCCCCCCCCGTCTACGTTAAAGGTTACCTTGTATTTGGCCGTTACCGGCTTATTTCCGTTTGCATTGGGGCAGCCGGTAAAAAGCAGTGTCAAAAATGCAGCTATGATGAGCGCCGCGGCTCCTCTCAAGGTGTGCGCCTTTTTGCCGGTTCTCAATTTTGTCATATAAACCTCCTGTCTTTTTAATGGGTAATTGGTGATGTGTAATTACAAATTACCCATTACGCATTATCAATTAACAATTATCCATTATGTATGATAGTATGTATGATAGAAAAAATCTTCTTAATAAAGCAATTTTAATGAAAAAAGAACTCTGGTTGCTTAAAAAGAACCATGGTTACAGTAAAAGATCGTAACACCGGTGGTCATTTTGATGGTCGTCGTTTTTCCCGCCCCGTTCGGCCCCAAAAAGCCGAAAATCTCTCCAGTTTTCGCCTCAAAAGAGAGGTTATCAACCGCCTTTCCCGCCGACCGTCCATACGTTTTTGAAACATTCCGTATCGTAAGCATATTTTTACCTTCCCT from the Treponema medium genome contains:
- a CDS encoding LPS-assembly protein LptD; its protein translation is MKKSLVSVFFLFLFILSSLYAQIAKEPKVITINSVRIMEVFKKENKAQYGTKPDKSDEKADTNSSEDKTDQGNGGSAASPQASSRAEVPTADAAAKQADAGKQSAADISAGRIDAESPEERTNDTENTSDTQTQVTTEEAQKAVEEKKDNIIVFTGGVSLSVKEGSSVSTIEADKLVYNRSENTIEAEGNVRYSRKTGGSDGAEEFIGELLLFNIDEMEGIFLDGTIKQAPRKQGQNPFTIQSATVGRDSSGATGFKDAVLSTNPDPDEEPLWSIRASRIWMLPGNELAFANGYFSIGIVPILYLPFFYHPADEMLFHPVFGFRNREGYFVQTTTYLLGRKPLDTDSKKSGSFSNFMKSDRLKKQERIGLFFKNMEEDATDISPAYIKLIADTYSQLGGLIGIDGKTVPKNTPIRQLDFSLFFGMSRTLFPLNRVGSGGISHSTYDTHGKRHYNKSFFMGMQVPFRYRAHINFGISQAPFQLSINMPFISDPYFKKDFFDRSEDMNWFNYLLNKENLAKGADIGRETSFSWKINSSIRPSFKKISPWISSFNLDTASLTVDFSSKTKQSVTPEELHAPQKDFFYPSLFKPEGKISISGTLLSNTMFNEAPVKKNPDVEGIAHPFITQDKTASETSETENANSAQAENQKKDKMEFLDTFIPVFKPVYGKEFDHSITYSLSYSGDFSALQETTFASSQWHNPEDIKWKDYESRYYQLKGSAGLRGTLSYSQNLISLSSNLIISGNYQRHPWTRDVSKKPILELNNFKSNVYTLKNENSVTVNPFVYTDLFKPISFSWSITEILAKNTFTGTYSNPKWETQRVKWNKDFITAHTGSAVFGVILAEKYTQKLTFSVNLPPLLQAYSTSLNVSFPYGTLAASTKLFEKEKTKKKWFWDPFKMELNWALPYDIKMAQTYIYNIEDKKNERLHITFGWKYISAFYTQSREVPQKLVPGSGWVLNGTEKRFIPFALGFSFSNTSNPFTIYAWKNRIKIQLGLSSTLQFNLVRITDSYFTFAPKIIFNIHEFWDFSFGSSSRNDVIARYFQKALNLPVVIPGNTNVLTDLAQSFYFWDRSKREASGFKLQSLDIGFTHYLKDWTLKLNCEIKPQVKNTGSRKYYEFSPTITFAVAWNPISDIKVEAKKKEGKFSVERGAIQ
- a CDS encoding ABC transporter ATP-binding protein, with amino-acid sequence MLTIRNVSKTYGRSAGKAVDNLSFEAKTGEIFGFLGPNGAGKTTTIKMITGVIAPDSGDILIGGTDILKYPLEAKRKIGYVTDNPEVFVQFKALEYLNFVADVYGVSTEKRQKRIAEYTALFEIDTVLNTRIASFSHGMKQKLLIAASLIHQPELWILDEPIVGLDPQSAFRLKTLMRSYADSGKTVFFSTHIMEIAEKVCDKLAIINKGQMLFCGSLPELQAQRGTNDSLEHLFLTMTERGASTVVPS
- a CDS encoding Rpn family recombination-promoting nuclease/putative transposase, translated to MTTANRKYKDSVFVDLFSEDEKAKENFLSLYNALHHTNLPLSCPVENIRLDNIMYMNIINDVSCLVDDKIIVLAEHQSTINENMPLRFLQYIARLYEKLQKPTDRYLRTLSKIPTPEFYVFYNGIEDYPETITLKLSDAFITKPEQVPLELTVRVLNINKDKGGEILKTCKTLDEYSLFVEEVRIQTQLDPENGFTNAVKICIEKGILKEYLQRKAREVINMLIAEYDYDTDIAVQREEAGRIAFAQGISQGSRQKAFETAKLMKLEAFDIDMITKMTGLSHEEIEDLN
- a CDS encoding leucine-rich repeat domain-containing protein, whose product is MSFEKLPPGKASYTVKHYQEKIEGGYPAEPAESENQNGTVGANAAYTAKNYTGFTYKSALTKVNNTVQTEGTINADSSTVVELYYERNTVNVTFKLASGNVSGNTADIIKTGKYGTALTAPAPEREGYAFKGWSPAPPSPLAFPAINTEYTAQWKINKYPVTFNVDGAGGTLKATADGVAETEMSPIAVEHGKTVAFIATPATGYRVKGWTLDGTAIAEAGTNTEYTLTVTKPAAVTVSFEPKKALLTLEAGKNTVKVKAKTADGKPITVEGCTVTELANEAETTLTAKVAGTQIALIGELTELNCRGSEDTSNRSLVALDVSGCTALQKLDCAKNQLTALDVQGLKDLQELNCRSNQIPELDVHGLTALQKLECQGNKITALNVQGLTALKELDCQSNKELTALHVHGCTALQKLNCRFNKLTALDVSGLTALQELDCQSNQLKTLNVQGLTALQKLYCDDNQLADLDVSGLTALQELICHTNQLTTLNVQGLTKLQQLYCSNNQLTALNVQSCTALKKLECYKNKLNADAFTKLFNDLPAREVSDKAKALLYADRAGVTEENCKDFSTPESLKKAFENARDVKHWKMQKANHFGFGEDI